The region CGGCGGGCTCAGGGGCCCCTCGTACTCGGGGCTGTTGTACTCTGgggagccgccgccgccaccgccgccgtaAGCCGAGTCATACGCGGGGCAGTAGCCGTGCGAGCCCACCGGGTGCGAGTTCGAGCCTTGCCGGCAGTGCGGGCTGGACAAGCGGGCGCACTGGTACGGGTACGAGTGCATGGCGAAGGAGCCCGAGCCGTAGCGAGCCCCATCGGGGCACTGCTGCTCCGTCAGGAAGTTTCGCGAGTTGAGCTGCAGGCAACCGGCCACCAGGTTGGTGGTGGGCTGCGACAGCCCCTTGCACAGGGTCTGCACGTAGGACACCAGGTCCGGACGCTTGCCCGAGCGCAGGATCTCCGACAGGGCCCAGATGTAGTTCTTGGCCAAGCGCAGCGTCTCGATTTTGGAGAGTTTCTGCGTCTTGGAGTAGCAGGGCACCACCTTGCGCAGGTTGTCCAGCGCCGAGTTGAGgtcgtgcatgcgtgtgcgctCGCGGGCGTTGGCCTTCATGCGCCGCACCTTGGAGCGCTCAATGCGGGCCTGCGTCATCTTGCGCTTCTTGGGGCCCCGCTTCTTGGGACGCTCGCCCTCCGTGTCGTCGCCGTCGATCTCGTCGTCCTCGGCCCCGTCgtcctcgtcgtcctcgtcctcgtcctcgccgGCGTGCTCCGAGTGCGTCCGGCTGCCCAGCCGCAGCTCGGACGAGGCGTCCATGTTGTCCCGCGTGTCGCCGTCCTCTTTCATCTGGTCGTCGTCGCTGTCGTCCGCCCAGCCCGAATATTTCTGCACGTCGGGGAGCAGCGAGGGGTCGTTGAAAAGCCTGGTCAACATTTTGCCTCTGCGTGGGGAGGGAGCGGACAAGAAACACAAACGGAATTTTCAAGTCACTGTCAAGTCATTTAGTCGATGAATCGATGAGTCGGGTTAGAAAACAGGACATTCTTTCAAATTGgccgaaaataataataatgatgatttaGCTACTGATTTGGTCTGTATCATGTTAGAAAATTGGACACAAATGGGGATCGtttgattttgattcaacaGAAAGAAATCAGATATTAAATCATAATCACAATATTAAGAAGAATAATCTCAATTGGATCAAAATTGTTCCGTCCTAGCTAGAATGCATCACAGACATTTTTGCTAACAGTGCACATTCCCTGCAAGTTTTTACATTAATCTAGAAACTGtgtgcagataaaaaaaatgtagttagcatttttttttgtctgttttccgAAATGCGCTAAActgccacaaggtggcgcccAATCCACCTTTCAAATAAGAAATTACGAGTTGGTACAAAATGTTCAAGCGATGCATCTCGTCTGGAGAGGCAATCTTTGCATGTTGGGGAGGAGCTAAATTTAATCTGGGTAGTTACGGAGAGTCTTTGCCACTtgcactttgtgtttttgtttttaaatcaaatcatctGCCATTTATTGTTTGAACAATTATAAACAGGAGGAATGTTAATTACTTGCGTTTTTTTATGGCGGATTACTCTGCAATGTGTCACTCGAAAAATTGACCCCCAACCCCCCAGGTTCAAATGACACGAAATAATGATAAATATACGATTTTGAAGAATTTCTCAAAGTGCTCCCGAAAAGTATGAAAACGTCACGGAGGGATAGTTTTAAaaggatttttgttttcaagaaagAATGATATCAAATGATTCCAAACTAGATGACGAAGACGGATTTCCCAGAGCGACGTAAGGTAAATTGGAAGCAAATGGACGTGTTGGAGACATTGGACGGACGCACAGAAGCCCCACCAGACAAGAACATTTGCTGCTTGGGAATCCAGACGACAGCGACCAATCCCAAAATGGAGGTGAGGAAAGCAGtttgaaaatgagcaaaaacacAAGAATGAGTAGACTGGGAGGAAGCCGTTACatttttgattattaaaatgGTTGAATctgcccccaaaaaatgtcacatcCAAATATTTAAATGGTGGCAAGTCAAAGAGTAatatgaggacattttggggGGACTTGAATTGATTTGTCATTgcagtaaattaaaaatatagaaTTAGTTTTAACAGTATGTCCTCTGGTAGGAGTGCATGGgccaaaggggggggggggcacactaCAGGTCCCATGAGGGGGTGAGGAGGGAGGCTGGGACGCCCACATCCATCCTGGCGGCATTCCAACACTATTCATCCCCAACACATCTTGTCACATGCACGACGacaaaaggaggagaaaaaagaaTCCTAATCTAATCGGGTGTTGCCTCCTGTAAAATTACTCGAAATATTTACAGTCATGCTGAAAAAGTACATTATTTAATGCCATCCGttatatgattaaaaataatcaagcGTAATGCAATATAGTAATGGacaatgtcattttaatttatattcactttattttagtccacCCTTCTGGGTTTCTTTGGTACACATTTTATGTGTTTCAGAGAGATTTAGCTGTTGAAATTGTTGATTTTGACATGACCTATTTTTTCATGACGAAATATTGAAATTGGACACTTTACCCAcgctttgtgttattttatgtatttatttttttatttttttggggggtatgaCGAGTAACGTATTAGTGTAcattagcaacaacaacaacaacaaaaaaagtgtatcaATTAAACATACAATGAAAATTCTAAAATATTCCACCAACATAACCATTTCAAGGCCATCCGTTTAAATCTTGAAAACGCGCCAACTGACCACAAATTAGCATAAAATCGAAACAATATGAAACATGTATGTTTAGCCTTTTTACCCCATTgactttaaattgtattttacattatGCAATAATGCAAGACTGTGAGGACCTTTAGGTAATTATcttttgatgtgtgtgtgtgtgtgtgtttgggcaCGCGCCAGGGGCAAAATCGACTTTTAAAAATCATACACGCGTCTTTCTTCGTCGCAGCAATTAGACGGAAAAACAATTAACAGGCCAAGCATgcaaaaacatgaaattgatTTTAGTGCACGTGCACGCACGGCGTGCGCGTTCCCGGATGGTCGTGGACCTTGTCGGGCTTTTAGGGCTcgttaaatatataaaaatgggCCGTGGGCTGTGATTTAATGAATGAGCCGaaaggtgcgtgcgtgcgtgtatagGCTACTTTAAAAGGGCGGAAGAAATATGCAAATAAATTGTCAGAGAAAATCTGTCACTTTATAAGCAAAACTCTTGCATTGACTTAAACGCGAATTACATTTCATGGCTGCATATTAATTAGATAAATTTGCTTAC is a window of Vanacampus margaritifer isolate UIUO_Vmar chromosome 2, RoL_Vmar_1.0, whole genome shotgun sequence DNA encoding:
- the neurod2 gene encoding neurogenic differentiation factor 2, which translates into the protein MLTRLFNDPSLLPDVQKYSGWADDSDDDQMKEDGDTRDNMDASSELRLGSRTHSEHAGEDEDEDDEDDGAEDDEIDGDDTEGERPKKRGPKKRKMTQARIERSKVRRMKANARERTRMHDLNSALDNLRKVVPCYSKTQKLSKIETLRLAKNYIWALSEILRSGKRPDLVSYVQTLCKGLSQPTTNLVAGCLQLNSRNFLTEQQCPDGARYGSGSFAMHSYPYQCARLSSPHCRQGSNSHPVGSHGYCPAYDSAYGGGGGGGSPEYNSPEYEGPLSPPPCVNGNFALKHQGAASPDHDKAYHYSMHYSGLPGSRPGGTAAAHNLVFGSSGARGGIHSENVLPYHDMHLHHERAPAYDELNAFFHN